CCGCTCGACCAGGCCCTTGGCCTGGAGCAGGTAGTGCAGGCCCCGTTTGCGATGGATGTCGTGGTAGGCCAGGTCGATCCGGGCGATCCGGGGCGAGGACAGCGGCAGGCTGTGCCGGGCCCGGTACCGCTCGATCAGCCGGTGCTTGATCACCCAGTCCAGCTCGCGGTCCACCAGGCTCAGATCGCCGGTCTCGACCGCGCGCAGGCCGCGCTCCCAGAGTTCGAGAACCCGCTTGATCACGTCGGTCTGCAGGCCCCGGGACTCGACGAAGTCCTTGGCTCGGCTGAGGTACTCCTCCTGGATCTCCAGGGCGGTCGCCTCGCGACCGTTGGCCAGCCGAACCTTACGCTTGCCGGTGAGGTCATGGCTGATCTCGCGGATCGCCCGGATCGGGTTCTCCAGGGTGTTGTCGCGCAGCACAACGCCGGCCTCGATCATCCGCAGCACCAGGTCGGTGCTCGCGACCTTGAGCAACGTGGTCGTCTCGCTCATGTTCGAGTCGCCGACGATGACGTGCAGACGCCGATAGCGCTCGGCGTCGGCGTGTGGCTCGTCGCGGGTGTTGATGATCGGACGCGACCGGGTCGTGGCCGAGGACACGCCCTCCCAGATGTGCTCGGCCCGCTGGGACACGCAGTAGACCGCGCCGCGCGGGGTCTGCAGCACCTTCCCGGCGCCGCAGATGACCTGCCGGGTCACCAGGAACGGGATGAGCACGTCGGCCAGC
The window above is part of the Mycobacteriales bacterium genome. Proteins encoded here:
- the pafA gene encoding Pup--protein ligase — protein: MDRRIFGLENEYGVTCTFHGQRRLSPDEVARYLFRRVVSWGRSSNVFLRNGARLYLDVGSHPEYATPECDNLVDLVVHDKAGERILEGLLVDAERRLHEEGITGDIYLFKNNTDSAGNSYGCHENYLVARHGEFSRLADVLIPFLVTRQVICGAGKVLQTPRGAVYCVSQRAEHIWEGVSSATTRSRPIINTRDEPHADAERYRRLHVIVGDSNMSETTTLLKVASTDLVLRMIEAGVVLRDNTLENPIRAIREISHDLTGKRKVRLANGREATALEIQEEYLSRAKDFVESRGLQTDVIKRVLELWERGLRAVETGDLSLVDRELDWVIKHRLIERYRARHSLPLSSPRIARIDLAYHDIHRKRGLHYLLQAKGLVER